The Magnolia sinica isolate HGM2019 chromosome 9, MsV1, whole genome shotgun sequence genome contains a region encoding:
- the LOC131256456 gene encoding pathogenesis-related protein STH-2-like: MVAGTVGHEILSPISPSRLWKAMVKDSHNLMPKLMPEIISSIVVLEGDGGVGTIRQSNFTDAIKDFSYWKDRIDEINDNNHLFKYSVIEGGLLGKKVKSTTFTLEFEDGINGGSVCKFHGEFETVEGNLPKEDETKEMMGNMEGMFRAVEGYLLENPNAYI; this comes from the exons ATGGTTGCTGGAACAGTGGGTCACGAAATCTTGTCACCAATCTCACCATCGAGACTCTGGAAGGCAATGGTGAAGGACTCCCACAACCTCATGCCCAAGCTCATGCCTGAAATCATATCAAGCATTGTTGTTCTAGAAGGTGATGGTGGCGTCGGCACGATCAGACAGTCCAACTTCACTGATG CCATCAAGGACTTCAGCTACTGGAAGGACCGCATAGATGAGATCAACGACAATAACCATTTGTTCAAGTACTCAGTGATTGAAGGTGGCCTACTTGGTAAGAAAGTGAAATCAACTACATTTACACTGGAGTTCGAAGACGGCATCAACGGTGGAAGTGTATGCAAGTTTCATGGAGAGTTTGAGACGGTTGAAGGTAACCTGCCCAAAGAAGATGAAACAAAGGAGATGATGGGAAACATGGAGGGAATGTTCAGGGCAGTAGAAGGATATCTCCTTGAAAATCCAAATGCATACATATAG